Proteins encoded by one window of Salicibibacter halophilus:
- a CDS encoding group-specific protein, translating into MASSCPIDHTPEQVKEKLESQHPFLPANIYDKAAGLLRQEQHQETLNELFHLLKKYDLAETRERKTRDEKILALA; encoded by the coding sequence ATGGCGTCTTCTTGCCCAATTGATCACACACCGGAACAAGTCAAAGAAAAATTGGAAAGCCAGCACCCTTTTTTGCCGGCAAACATTTACGATAAAGCCGCCGGCCTGTTACGTCAGGAACAACATCAGGAAACGTTAAACGAGCTTTTTCATTTATTGAAAAAATACGACCTCGCAGAGACCCGGGAGCGAAAAACGCGTGATGAAAAAATTCTTGCCCTCGCTTAG
- a CDS encoding DUF2269 family protein: MTLYDWLVFIHIFSAIAGLGPGFAMSFLTRGARTMTELKHAYRLRHRLHLFVMIGGSLLLVTGVWMGALQPSLFQQGWYVTSLALFLVALAFGPFVLKPRSKPIKALLNEHTGEDIPSEYFTLSRKVFFFEHIINILFLIIIVLMILKPF; the protein is encoded by the coding sequence ATGACATTATATGATTGGCTCGTTTTCATTCATATATTTTCCGCGATTGCCGGGTTGGGTCCGGGGTTTGCCATGAGCTTTTTAACCCGTGGCGCGCGGACGATGACGGAGTTAAAGCATGCTTATCGATTGCGTCATCGGTTGCACCTTTTTGTTATGATTGGTGGTTCGTTGCTGCTGGTTACCGGGGTATGGATGGGTGCTTTGCAGCCCTCATTGTTTCAACAAGGGTGGTATGTCACGAGTTTAGCCCTGTTCCTTGTCGCTTTAGCATTCGGTCCATTTGTGTTGAAGCCGCGATCCAAGCCGATTAAAGCGTTGTTAAACGAACATACGGGGGAAGATATCCCGTCGGAATATTTCACGCTTTCCCGGAAAGTGTTTTTCTTTGAACATATCATCAACATCCTCTTTTTAATCATTATTGTGCTGATGATTTTGAAGCCTTTTTAA
- a CDS encoding YbaN family protein, with the protein MALKRIILSICGSLSVALGVLGIVLPLLPTTPFLLLAAACYVRSSDRLYHWLITNKHFGPYIKNYRAGKGIPLKAKVIAVVTLWVSLAFTIFFIISLVSVQWLLFLIGACVTVYILKQKTLYLSEAPNNEQQAER; encoded by the coding sequence ATGGCATTGAAAAGGATCATTCTCTCGATATGTGGCTCGCTTTCCGTCGCTTTAGGCGTGTTGGGCATCGTGCTCCCCTTATTGCCGACGACGCCGTTTCTGTTGTTGGCCGCGGCTTGCTACGTTAGAAGTTCGGACAGGTTGTACCATTGGTTAATCACAAATAAACATTTTGGCCCGTATATTAAAAACTACCGTGCCGGTAAAGGGATCCCTTTAAAAGCAAAGGTGATAGCGGTGGTGACTTTATGGGTCTCTTTGGCTTTTACGATCTTTTTTATCATTTCCTTGGTAAGCGTTCAATGGCTGCTGTTTTTGATTGGAGCATGTGTCACAGTGTATATTCTTAAGCAAAAGACGTTATATTTAAGCGAAGCGCCGAACAATGAACAGCAGGCTGAAAGATAA
- the mobB gene encoding molybdopterin-guanine dinucleotide biosynthesis protein B codes for MEQHCRVLQVVGYKNSGKTTLMEELVEALSARGMRVATLKHHGHGGAPASPESSTDSERFSQAGAIASAVEGDGILRLSAVHEEWPLDRLLRIQAGFGPDVILVEGWKHADYSKVVLLRGREDKEILSKFINVCGVLYRGDKPETRLPSFSLDEQSHDYLQWIVSKVEDSDAIKFV; via the coding sequence ATGGAACAACATTGTCGCGTCTTACAAGTCGTAGGCTATAAAAATAGCGGGAAAACAACTTTAATGGAAGAATTGGTAGAAGCTTTGTCCGCCCGCGGAATGCGTGTAGCCACGCTGAAACATCATGGCCACGGGGGAGCGCCGGCATCTCCGGAATCTTCAACCGATAGCGAACGTTTTTCCCAAGCGGGTGCCATCGCTTCCGCAGTCGAGGGGGACGGTATTTTGCGACTGTCCGCGGTGCACGAGGAATGGCCATTGGACCGGTTGTTGCGTATCCAGGCGGGGTTTGGACCAGATGTAATCCTCGTTGAAGGTTGGAAGCATGCGGACTATTCCAAAGTCGTCTTGCTGCGTGGTCGTGAAGACAAAGAAATTTTATCCAAATTTATCAATGTTTGTGGCGTGCTCTACCGGGGAGATAAGCCAGAAACGAGACTGCCTTCTTTTTCTCTCGATGAGCAATCGCACGATTATTTGCAATGGATCGTAAGCAAAGTGGAGGATAGCGATGCAATCAAATTTGTTTAA
- the treP gene encoding PTS system trehalose-specific EIIBC component has product MGSTYRKTAEQVLEKIGGEENISSATHCVTRLRMVVNDTEKVNTEELENIEAVKGSFYSNGQLQIILGNGVVDKVYKELMAITGREEQSKEETKEDAGNKGNLLQRVIKVLADVFIPILPAIVTAGLLLGIDNLLTGEGIFFDEASIIDVYPQWADFADIINVIASTAFVFLPALIGWSTVKRFGGNPLLGIVMGLILVHPDLMDANAYGEAVASGESIPTWNIFGLEIQAIGYQGQVLPIFVAGIILAKLEVFLRKRIPDSIQLLLVAPIALLVTGFLAFIVIGPITFAIGNSIIDGFIWLFGTLPVFAGLLYGAVYAPLVITGMHHTFLAVDIQLTTAADGTFLWPILALSNIAQGSAAFAMYFVFKNNNLKGLSGTSGLSAWLGITEPALFGVNLRFRFPFIFAIIGSSIAGMFVTINQVLATSVGIGGVPGIFSIQIGSWGAFGIGMVIVILVPFLLTLLFARLAKPKSLNE; this is encoded by the coding sequence ATGGGATCGACCTATCGTAAGACAGCAGAACAAGTTTTGGAAAAGATAGGCGGGGAAGAAAACATATCGTCGGCAACACATTGCGTGACACGTCTTCGCATGGTTGTCAACGATACCGAAAAAGTCAACACGGAAGAACTCGAAAATATTGAAGCGGTCAAAGGCTCTTTTTACTCCAATGGACAACTACAAATCATTCTCGGCAACGGAGTTGTAGATAAAGTATATAAAGAATTGATGGCGATCACCGGCAGAGAAGAACAATCAAAAGAGGAAACCAAAGAAGATGCCGGGAATAAAGGGAACCTACTGCAACGTGTGATCAAAGTGCTGGCAGATGTTTTTATCCCGATACTTCCGGCAATCGTAACCGCAGGGTTATTACTTGGGATCGATAATCTTTTAACAGGGGAAGGAATCTTTTTCGATGAAGCCTCCATTATTGATGTTTACCCGCAATGGGCCGACTTCGCGGATATCATTAATGTGATCGCCAGTACGGCATTTGTGTTTTTACCGGCATTGATTGGTTGGTCGACCGTGAAGCGTTTTGGCGGGAATCCCCTTTTGGGGATTGTAATGGGACTTATTTTGGTCCATCCAGATTTGATGGATGCCAATGCGTACGGGGAAGCGGTGGCTTCCGGAGAAAGCATTCCGACATGGAACATTTTTGGTCTGGAAATTCAGGCGATCGGTTACCAAGGTCAAGTGTTGCCGATTTTTGTGGCAGGAATTATACTGGCAAAATTGGAAGTGTTTTTACGTAAACGAATTCCCGATTCCATTCAACTGCTGTTAGTCGCGCCTATTGCCCTGCTTGTCACAGGTTTCTTGGCTTTTATTGTGATCGGGCCAATCACATTTGCCATCGGGAATTCGATTATTGATGGATTTATTTGGCTCTTCGGCACGTTGCCCGTCTTCGCAGGGTTACTGTACGGAGCCGTTTACGCGCCGCTCGTTATCACCGGCATGCACCATACGTTTCTTGCCGTAGACATTCAACTGACAACCGCAGCGGACGGCACGTTTTTATGGCCGATTTTGGCATTGTCCAATATTGCGCAGGGCTCTGCTGCATTTGCCATGTATTTTGTTTTCAAAAACAACAACCTGAAAGGCTTATCCGGAACTTCAGGTCTATCCGCCTGGCTGGGCATTACCGAACCGGCTTTGTTCGGGGTGAATTTACGTTTTCGCTTCCCGTTCATCTTTGCCATTATTGGTTCATCCATTGCCGGGATGTTTGTTACGATTAACCAAGTTCTTGCCACGTCCGTTGGTATCGGAGGAGTACCCGGCATCTTTTCGATCCAAATTGGCAGCTGGGGTGCATTCGGCATCGGGATGGTAATCGTCATCCTCGTTCCGTTTCTTTTAACGTTACTCTTCGCCCGCCTTGCAAAACCGAAAAGTTTAAACGAATGA
- the treC gene encoding alpha,alpha-phosphotrehalase: protein MEEWWRRSTVYQIYPKSFNDTTGNGMGDLPGIIEKLDYLKELGVDVIWLTPIYASPQNDHGYDISDYYAINSDYGTMEDFEQLLSETHRRGMRLIMDLVVNHTSTSHNWFQNAKTSRDARYRDFYIWKEDPTNWQSKFGGNAWEYNEATEDYYLHLFDVTQADLNWENEALRKHIYDMMTFWFEKGIDGFRLDVINLISKDQRFLNDSSGDGRKFYTDGPRVHEYLHEMNREVLANYDSMTVGEMSSTSIDHCIKYSNPSRQELSMTFQFHHLKVDYPNGEKWALADFNFQSLKNILSEWQVRMHEGGGWNALFWCNHDQPRVVSRFGNEQAYHGKSAKMLATTIHMMQGTPYIYQGEEFGMTNPKFDDISRYRDVESHNMYEKLLQNGVREETVLAILKEKSRDNARTPVQWNNSPYAGFTTGTPWIDVNADYKEINAEKAISNPNSIFYHYKKLIRLRKEYDIITYGNYELLSPDDDQIFAYKRTWKKDTLLVINNFYGTETTFSCPEGLLEKNATLLLSNDRDNQELRATMKLAPYESLVFYFTE, encoded by the coding sequence ATGGAAGAATGGTGGAGAAGATCAACCGTCTATCAAATTTATCCAAAAAGCTTTAACGATACAACCGGGAACGGCATGGGAGATCTGCCGGGGATCATCGAAAAACTCGATTACTTAAAGGAATTGGGGGTGGATGTGATATGGCTGACCCCTATTTACGCCTCTCCGCAAAATGACCATGGATATGATATATCCGATTATTATGCCATAAATTCCGACTATGGAACGATGGAAGATTTTGAACAGCTCTTGTCCGAAACCCACCGTCGCGGGATGCGGTTAATCATGGACCTCGTCGTTAACCATACATCCACGTCTCACAATTGGTTTCAAAATGCGAAAACATCCAGAGACGCTCGTTACCGGGATTTTTATATCTGGAAAGAAGATCCGACGAATTGGCAATCAAAATTCGGCGGAAACGCCTGGGAATATAATGAGGCAACAGAAGATTACTATTTACACTTGTTTGATGTTACACAAGCTGACCTGAACTGGGAAAATGAAGCACTTCGAAAACACATTTATGATATGATGACCTTTTGGTTTGAAAAAGGCATCGATGGGTTCAGGCTTGATGTCATAAATCTCATTTCCAAGGATCAACGGTTTCTTAATGATTCTTCCGGGGATGGACGAAAATTTTACACAGATGGTCCTCGAGTACATGAATATTTGCATGAAATGAACCGGGAAGTTTTGGCCAATTATGACAGTATGACTGTCGGGGAAATGTCATCCACATCCATTGATCATTGCATTAAATATTCCAATCCCAGTCGCCAGGAACTGAGCATGACGTTTCAATTTCATCATTTAAAAGTCGATTATCCGAACGGGGAAAAATGGGCACTCGCTGATTTTAATTTCCAATCACTGAAAAACATTCTTTCCGAGTGGCAGGTGCGCATGCATGAAGGCGGGGGCTGGAACGCACTTTTTTGGTGCAATCATGACCAACCGCGCGTTGTAAGCCGTTTTGGCAATGAACAAGCGTATCATGGTAAATCCGCCAAAATGCTGGCGACTACGATCCATATGATGCAAGGGACCCCATACATCTATCAAGGCGAAGAATTCGGCATGACAAACCCGAAATTTGATGATATTTCCCGTTACCGAGATGTAGAATCCCACAATATGTACGAGAAACTCCTCCAAAATGGGGTGCGTGAAGAAACCGTTTTGGCGATTTTAAAAGAAAAATCCCGTGACAACGCTCGCACGCCCGTCCAATGGAATAACAGCCCATATGCCGGGTTTACGACTGGAACACCGTGGATCGATGTAAATGCGGATTACAAAGAAATAAATGCAGAAAAGGCAATTTCGAATCCAAACTCTATTTTTTATCACTATAAAAAATTAATTCGATTACGCAAAGAATATGACATCATCACTTATGGAAACTATGAACTCCTTTCTCCGGATGACGATCAAATTTTCGCGTACAAACGAACATGGAAAAAGGACACGCTTCTCGTCATTAATAATTTTTACGGAACGGAAACAACGTTCTCCTGCCCCGAAGGTTTACTTGAAAAAAACGCAACCTTACTCTTAAGCAACGATAGAGATAACCAAGAGTTGAGAGCAACGATGAAGCTTGCTCCTTATGAATCGCTTGTTTTTTATTTCACGGAGTAG
- a CDS encoding molybdenum cofactor biosynthesis protein MoaE, with product MQSNLFNLTWEPIDVQQVIDKVVDRNCGAIATFLGTVREMTAGKKTLQLEYQAYEPMAVKTLAQIGEEVQRKWPGANVAITHRLGTLGISDVAVVVAVSSPHRKPAYEANAYIMERIKEMVPIWKKEFWEDGTQWIGDQRETTSHEEEGNR from the coding sequence ATGCAATCAAATTTGTTTAATCTGACGTGGGAACCTATTGATGTGCAGCAAGTAATTGATAAAGTCGTTGATCGCAATTGCGGGGCGATTGCAACGTTTCTCGGAACGGTGCGGGAAATGACCGCAGGCAAAAAAACGCTGCAGCTGGAATATCAAGCCTATGAACCGATGGCCGTCAAAACCCTGGCGCAAATCGGCGAGGAAGTGCAGCGTAAATGGCCGGGGGCAAACGTAGCCATTACCCATCGGCTTGGGACGCTTGGCATTTCCGATGTCGCGGTCGTCGTTGCTGTCTCTTCCCCTCACCGAAAACCTGCTTATGAGGCGAATGCGTATATCATGGAAAGAATCAAAGAGATGGTGCCGATATGGAAAAAAGAATTTTGGGAAGACGGCACCCAATGGATCGGTGATCAACGGGAAACGACGTCTCATGAAGAGGAGGGAAATCGATGA
- the modB gene encoding molybdate ABC transporter permease subunit: MSEFWSPVLISIQTAFTALVIIFVLGTLLGRWMFRARFPGKTAVETLFMLPTVLPPTVVGFLLIIIFGSSGWAGQAMDFIFDQFLMFTWGATVLVAVVVGFPFMYQAIKTGLGTIEPEIEEAARVSGANEWQVFFHISMPLISRSLVTGLILSFSRAIGEFGATFMFAGNIPGQTQTMPIAIFTALEAGDTALAWAWVSVIVLLSFSLLFIVRRFA; encoded by the coding sequence ATGAGTGAGTTTTGGAGCCCGGTCCTGATTTCGATCCAAACCGCTTTCACCGCGCTCGTTATCATCTTTGTGCTCGGAACGCTCCTTGGCCGCTGGATGTTTCGCGCGCGTTTCCCGGGCAAAACGGCCGTGGAGACGCTGTTTATGCTCCCTACCGTCTTGCCGCCAACCGTTGTCGGTTTTCTTCTCATTATTATTTTCGGATCAAGCGGGTGGGCAGGCCAAGCCATGGATTTTATCTTCGATCAATTCTTGATGTTCACGTGGGGCGCAACTGTGCTCGTTGCTGTCGTTGTGGGATTTCCATTCATGTATCAAGCCATCAAGACCGGTTTGGGAACCATCGAACCTGAAATAGAGGAAGCGGCACGGGTAAGCGGGGCCAATGAGTGGCAAGTATTTTTTCATATTTCGATGCCATTGATCTCCCGTTCCCTTGTTACGGGGCTTATTCTAAGCTTTTCCCGGGCGATCGGGGAATTCGGGGCCACCTTTATGTTTGCCGGCAACATCCCCGGCCAGACACAGACGATGCCGATCGCCATCTTTACCGCTTTGGAGGCCGGCGACACAGCACTCGCTTGGGCGTGGGTGAGCGTGATTGTGCTTTTATCTTTCAGCCTGCTGTTCATTGTTCGGCGCTTCGCTTAA
- the moaD gene encoding molybdopterin converting factor subunit 1, with the protein MIQVLLFARIQEEVGADRVEADVAGKSIKELKRWMEDRYEVPSLARTMTAVNEEFAGDEEVINEGDTVAFIPPVSGG; encoded by the coding sequence ATGATACAAGTGCTTCTATTTGCCCGCATTCAGGAAGAAGTGGGAGCCGATCGTGTCGAAGCGGATGTGGCCGGCAAATCGATCAAAGAATTAAAGCGCTGGATGGAAGACCGTTATGAGGTGCCCTCGCTCGCGCGCACGATGACTGCCGTGAATGAGGAATTTGCCGGAGACGAAGAAGTGATTAACGAGGGGGATACAGTGGCTTTTATCCCACCGGTAAGCGGGGGATAA
- the treR gene encoding trehalose operon repressor — protein MKRKFQDIYKQLSERIEAGSYQAGTTLPSEHQLAVTYNASRETIRKALKMLSEHGYIQKVQGKGSIVLDMSRINFPFSGVTTFRELSQKLGSRTKTEVIQLKQELGQLGEEGMVWHVHRVRHIDGERIILDKDIFSAQAVPHLTKEISEQSIYDYIENELELTISFAHKEIVIEEPSKEDHNYLDLAENHVIVVIRSYTYLEDATLFQYTESRHRSDKFRFVDFARRVKK, from the coding sequence ATGAAGAGGAAATTCCAAGACATTTACAAACAATTAAGTGAACGTATTGAGGCAGGCAGTTATCAAGCAGGAACAACACTGCCTTCCGAGCATCAGTTGGCTGTCACGTACAATGCCTCTCGAGAAACCATCCGTAAAGCATTAAAAATGTTATCCGAGCACGGATATATTCAAAAAGTACAAGGAAAAGGCTCGATTGTTCTGGATATGTCGAGAATCAATTTTCCTTTTTCCGGGGTAACAACCTTTCGGGAACTTAGCCAAAAGCTGGGTTCACGTACGAAAACCGAGGTCATTCAATTGAAACAGGAACTTGGCCAACTTGGGGAAGAAGGGATGGTTTGGCACGTCCATCGTGTCCGGCACATTGACGGAGAACGTATCATCTTGGATAAAGATATCTTTTCAGCGCAGGCTGTTCCACACTTAACGAAGGAAATAAGCGAACAAAGCATATACGATTACATCGAGAACGAACTGGAACTTACGATCAGCTTTGCCCATAAGGAAATCGTTATTGAAGAACCTTCGAAAGAGGATCACAACTATCTGGATCTGGCAGAAAATCATGTCATCGTCGTTATTAGAAGCTATACGTATTTGGAAGATGCAACGCTTTTTCAATACACGGAATCCAGGCACCGATCCGATAAATTTCGATTCGTGGACTTCGCGAGGAGAGTGAAAAAATAG
- a CDS encoding aspartate/glutamate racemase family protein, giving the protein MGGEDSMKRAGIVGGLGPESTVDYYQSFIHKYQENVNSQKVLPELFINSINMYNIFHYISENQMDELIEYVGGAARKLEDIGADFVIIAANTPHIVFDEVRRKVNVPMISIVEATYEQADERGLKNVGLLGTKFTMEHDFFKQPFLASDKKIVVPSEGEQAFIHQKIVDELENGIVKQDTKDAFLKIINRMISEEGLDGLILGCTELPMILNKDDVDVSLLDTMDIHVDKMVEQVL; this is encoded by the coding sequence ATGGGAGGAGAGGATTCGATGAAGCGCGCAGGGATTGTCGGCGGTCTTGGGCCGGAATCGACGGTTGATTATTACCAGTCCTTTATCCATAAGTATCAGGAAAACGTAAACAGTCAAAAGGTGCTACCAGAACTATTTATTAACAGCATCAATATGTATAATATTTTTCACTATATTAGTGAAAATCAGATGGATGAATTAATTGAATATGTCGGAGGCGCGGCGCGAAAACTGGAGGATATCGGTGCCGATTTTGTGATCATCGCGGCCAACACGCCGCATATTGTCTTTGATGAGGTTCGCCGGAAAGTCAATGTGCCGATGATCAGCATCGTGGAAGCGACGTATGAGCAGGCGGATGAACGCGGGTTGAAAAATGTAGGTCTTCTTGGCACTAAATTTACAATGGAACATGATTTTTTCAAACAACCGTTTTTAGCAAGCGATAAAAAAATCGTCGTCCCGAGTGAAGGCGAACAAGCGTTTATCCACCAAAAAATCGTGGATGAATTGGAAAACGGCATCGTAAAACAAGATACGAAGGACGCTTTTCTGAAAATCATTAACCGGATGATCTCGGAGGAAGGGCTAGACGGTCTCATTTTAGGCTGTACGGAACTGCCGATGATTCTGAATAAAGACGATGTTGATGTCTCGCTGTTGGATACAATGGATATTCACGTCGATAAAATGGTGGAGCAAGTGCTTTAA
- a CDS encoding PTS sugar transporter subunit IIA, with product MFKKLFKSKSDEDTIFAPMSGNVIKLEDVPDPTFSEKMMGEGIAIEPSDGQVLAPVKGKVVQVFPTKHAIGIETEQGVEILIHIGLETVSMDGDGFEGHVEENDKVKPGTPLVTFDMEKVKEKAAGTISPLIITNGQDNDQMEFSNETEVEAGKTTLFTYRRDS from the coding sequence ATGTTCAAAAAGCTATTCAAAAGTAAATCCGATGAAGACACGATCTTCGCGCCAATGTCAGGGAACGTCATCAAGTTGGAAGACGTGCCTGACCCGACCTTTTCAGAGAAAATGATGGGAGAGGGGATTGCTATCGAACCTTCTGATGGGCAGGTTTTGGCACCGGTCAAAGGGAAAGTCGTGCAAGTTTTTCCGACGAAGCATGCGATTGGTATTGAAACAGAGCAAGGCGTAGAAATCTTGATTCATATCGGGCTGGAAACCGTGTCTATGGATGGGGACGGGTTTGAAGGCCATGTGGAAGAGAATGACAAGGTGAAGCCGGGCACGCCGCTCGTTACCTTTGATATGGAAAAGGTGAAGGAAAAAGCGGCCGGCACGATCAGCCCCCTTATTATTACGAATGGACAGGACAATGATCAAATGGAATTCTCGAATGAAACAGAGGTGGAAGCAGGGAAAACAACGCTTTTTACGTATCGAAGGGACTCCTGA
- the modA gene encoding molybdate ABC transporter substrate-binding protein: MKKFLPSLRSLPPRLKASLYILLLTLLAACTSMQEEDTTEIQVAAASSMQDPLRELEKEIDHRTENIDVVFQFGGSGSLQRQIEQGAPFDIFLSASEADFNALVEANKIKQDQSVSLLTNALVLIQPAETDAPINTIKDLAQAEMIAIGTPESVPAGMFAKETLENLGLWEALNDNIVQARSVRQVLTYNEENSVDAGFVFATDAASSDRVEIVETIDPNLHANILYPIGIVEDTDHPEAARKVYNYLISDEAKEVYETYGYRGLEE; the protein is encoded by the coding sequence ATGAAAAAATTCTTGCCCTCGCTTAGAAGTCTTCCGCCCCGCCTGAAGGCTTCTCTTTACATATTATTGCTCACGCTCCTTGCCGCTTGCACCTCCATGCAGGAAGAAGACACGACGGAAATACAAGTAGCGGCAGCCAGCAGCATGCAAGATCCCCTTCGGGAATTGGAAAAAGAAATCGATCACCGCACGGAAAACATAGACGTCGTCTTTCAATTTGGCGGATCGGGATCATTGCAACGGCAAATCGAGCAAGGCGCCCCCTTCGATATTTTTTTATCGGCATCGGAAGCGGATTTCAACGCACTAGTCGAAGCAAATAAAATCAAGCAGGACCAATCCGTGTCCTTGCTGACGAACGCGCTTGTTTTGATCCAACCCGCGGAAACGGATGCGCCGATCAACACTATCAAAGACCTGGCGCAAGCGGAAATGATCGCCATCGGAACGCCTGAAAGTGTGCCTGCGGGGATGTTTGCAAAAGAAACGTTGGAAAACTTAGGTTTGTGGGAAGCGTTAAATGACAACATTGTACAAGCAAGAAGCGTGCGTCAAGTGCTTACTTACAATGAAGAAAACAGTGTGGACGCAGGGTTTGTTTTTGCAACCGATGCCGCTTCTTCTGATCGGGTGGAAATCGTGGAGACGATTGATCCGAACCTGCACGCCAACATTTTATATCCCATCGGCATCGTCGAGGACACGGATCACCCGGAGGCCGCTCGGAAGGTCTATAATTATCTTATCAGTGATGAAGCCAAAGAAGTCTACGAAACATATGGATACAGGGGGCTGGAGGAATGA